In Rheinheimera sp. MM224, one DNA window encodes the following:
- a CDS encoding tryptophan halogenase family protein, whose translation MQQVKKVVIAGGGTAGWVAAAALSKRLKGLIDVVLIESEEIGTVGVGESTVPPVQLFHNLLGIDEQDFMKATDATFKLAISFENWGQTGDQYFHPFGVTGKGSFLTDFQHYYLHGLSQGVDAPFGDYCYELQAAKLHKFGKTEKSVINYAYHLDAGRYARFLRKFSEDLGAVRIEGKIAQVQQHVNGDIRSLVLESGQEITGDLFIDCTGFRALLIEQTLKTGYERWDHWLPCNKAVVVQTEPGPTMHPYTRAIAHDSGWQWKIPLQHRVGNGLVYASDYLSDEKAKQRLLDGLEAPALFEPRVLSYQTGRRKKLWNKNCVAIGLSSGFIEPLESTSIFLFMSGIIRLLRLFPFNGVTPALTEEYNQQSITEVEKIRDFIILHYHQTERTDSPFWDYCRTMTIPDTLAHRMELFKESAHAFQTGDEMFRLESWSHVMLGQRLQPQSYHQLVAGLGQGELSRHLQSIRETINAAVDRLPSHRDFLRQYCPSDLS comes from the coding sequence ATGCAACAAGTAAAAAAAGTAGTGATTGCAGGTGGTGGCACAGCAGGCTGGGTTGCAGCTGCGGCTTTGTCCAAACGCCTGAAAGGCCTGATTGATGTAGTGCTGATTGAGTCAGAAGAAATTGGCACTGTAGGTGTAGGCGAATCCACAGTACCGCCGGTGCAGCTTTTCCATAACTTACTTGGCATAGACGAACAAGACTTTATGAAAGCCACGGACGCTACTTTTAAACTGGCCATCTCCTTTGAAAACTGGGGCCAGACCGGCGATCAGTATTTCCACCCTTTTGGTGTCACAGGCAAAGGCAGTTTTCTGACGGACTTTCAGCACTATTATTTGCACGGCTTAAGCCAAGGCGTCGATGCGCCTTTTGGTGACTACTGCTACGAATTACAGGCTGCTAAATTACATAAGTTTGGTAAAACCGAAAAGTCAGTGATCAACTATGCCTACCATCTGGATGCCGGCCGTTATGCCCGTTTTCTCCGCAAGTTCAGCGAAGATTTAGGTGCTGTGCGTATTGAAGGCAAAATTGCTCAGGTGCAGCAGCATGTCAACGGCGATATCCGTTCCTTAGTGCTGGAATCAGGTCAGGAAATAACAGGGGATTTGTTTATCGACTGCACTGGCTTTAGAGCATTGCTTATCGAACAAACCTTAAAAACTGGTTATGAGCGCTGGGATCATTGGTTGCCCTGCAATAAAGCCGTAGTAGTACAAACAGAACCTGGCCCAACCATGCATCCTTACACCAGAGCTATAGCTCATGACAGCGGCTGGCAGTGGAAAATTCCATTGCAGCACAGAGTAGGCAATGGTCTGGTGTATGCCAGCGATTATTTATCGGACGAAAAGGCGAAGCAACGCTTGCTGGATGGGCTGGAAGCTCCGGCCTTATTTGAACCTCGGGTACTGAGTTATCAAACAGGACGGCGCAAAAAGCTCTGGAATAAAAACTGTGTGGCTATCGGCTTATCCAGTGGCTTTATCGAACCACTGGAGTCGACCAGTATTTTCCTCTTTATGAGCGGCATCATCCGTTTATTACGGCTATTCCCCTTTAACGGTGTTACTCCGGCTTTAACCGAAGAATACAACCAACAGTCCATTACTGAAGTGGAAAAAATCCGCGACTTTATTATTCTGCATTACCACCAGACTGAAAGAACTGACAGCCCATTCTGGGACTATTGCCGCACCATGACCATTCCGGACACGCTCGCGCACCGGATGGAATTGTTCAAAGAAAGTGCTCATGCTTTCCAGACCGGCGATGAAATGTTCCGGCTGGAATCCTGGAGCCATGTGATGTTGGGGCAACGGCTGCAGCCACAAAGTTATCATCAGTTGGTGGCAGGTTTAGGTCAGGGCGAATTAAGCCGTCATCTGCAAAGTATCCGCGAGACCATTAACGCTGCAGTAGACAGATTGCCATCGCACCGTGATTTCTTGCGTCAGTATTGCCCATCTGATCTGAGCTGA
- a CDS encoding cupin-like domain-containing protein: MTQNSILAISRTTREIQCPNGVIPAEVLSGAEPVILKGLVSHWPLVQLGQQGSAAVVDYLCSHYNGKATQVFYGDPTLNGRYFYDESCKKLNYETRLGQVDQVLQQILQWQELEQPPSVYIASNLLSTHFPTLRQHNDIQLPKPVLAYETEPDRVSIWLGNKSLAACHYDSSENLACCVLGKRRFSLFPPDQISHLYPGPLEPTPGGQVISMVDFDKPDLERFPDFPKAIAAGQIAELEPGDALYLPSMWWHQVEGLMSFNILINYWWSTAPRYTGSGMNLLYHALLCLRDKPEHERKAWQAVLNHYIFDDPKKAGQHLPEQARGVLGELDEMQARQLRAMLLNRLNR; this comes from the coding sequence GTGACACAAAACTCCATTCTGGCTATTAGCCGCACAACCAGAGAAATCCAGTGCCCAAACGGTGTGATCCCGGCTGAAGTTCTGTCGGGCGCTGAACCTGTGATCCTCAAAGGTCTGGTGAGTCACTGGCCTTTAGTGCAACTGGGCCAACAAGGTTCTGCTGCAGTGGTGGATTATCTCTGCAGTCATTACAACGGCAAAGCCACTCAGGTTTTTTATGGCGACCCGACTCTGAATGGCCGTTATTTTTACGACGAAAGCTGCAAAAAACTCAATTATGAAACCCGGCTGGGCCAGGTTGATCAGGTGCTGCAGCAAATTTTACAGTGGCAAGAGCTGGAGCAACCGCCTTCTGTTTACATTGCCTCCAATTTGCTGAGCACTCATTTTCCAACCTTGCGGCAACACAATGACATTCAGCTGCCCAAACCGGTATTAGCTTATGAGACCGAACCAGACAGAGTCAGTATCTGGCTTGGCAACAAATCTCTGGCCGCTTGCCACTACGATTCCTCAGAAAATCTGGCCTGCTGTGTGCTCGGTAAAAGACGCTTTAGCTTGTTTCCGCCGGATCAGATCAGCCATTTATATCCTGGGCCTTTAGAGCCAACACCAGGTGGTCAGGTCATTAGCATGGTGGATTTCGACAAGCCGGATTTAGAGCGTTTTCCTGATTTTCCAAAAGCTATAGCTGCAGGACAAATTGCAGAACTTGAGCCAGGAGATGCGCTGTATCTGCCGAGCATGTGGTGGCATCAGGTGGAAGGGTTAATGTCATTTAATATTCTGATCAACTACTGGTGGAGCACAGCGCCACGCTATACAGGCTCAGGTATGAATTTGTTGTATCACGCCCTGCTATGTCTGCGTGACAAACCCGAACATGAACGCAAAGCCTGGCAAGCCGTGCTGAATCATTACATTTTTGACGATCCGAAAAAAGCAGGACAACACTTACCAGAACAAGCCCGTGGTGTGCTGGGGGAGCTAGACGAGATGCAGGCCAGGCAGCTGCGCGCCATGCTGCTAAACAGATTAAATCGCTAA
- a CDS encoding SapC family protein, whose protein sequence is MTRHVLLNNIDHQDTRVIHYFGPEFGDNLHSALVFPTEFIELQKEYPILLRKDDPQGSYQAVALLGFAAAENLYLNDQHATGWDARYIPASIEKGPFLIGFQRSIGMQDEMPHAVVHIDMDHPKVNTEQGQQLFLSQGGNSPYLEHISARLETIHQGTTLAPVFYKALEQLELVEPVTIEFALHNSEKIRLLGNYCINEQRLATLPAEALAKLQHSGFLALIYAMVFSMGNIRHLIERKNTSLRQQNSL, encoded by the coding sequence ATGACCAGGCATGTGTTACTGAATAATATCGACCATCAAGATACCCGCGTTATCCACTACTTTGGGCCGGAGTTTGGCGACAATCTGCATAGCGCTCTGGTATTCCCCACTGAATTTATTGAATTACAAAAAGAATATCCGATCCTGCTGCGAAAAGACGACCCGCAAGGCTCCTATCAGGCTGTCGCTTTATTAGGTTTTGCCGCGGCAGAAAATTTGTATCTGAATGACCAGCATGCAACAGGTTGGGATGCCCGTTATATTCCGGCCAGTATTGAAAAAGGCCCTTTTCTGATTGGCTTCCAGCGCTCTATCGGCATGCAGGACGAAATGCCACACGCTGTGGTGCATATTGATATGGATCATCCCAAAGTAAACACAGAACAAGGCCAACAATTGTTTTTGTCGCAGGGCGGCAACAGCCCGTATCTGGAACATATCTCAGCACGTTTAGAAACTATCCATCAAGGCACAACTTTAGCGCCGGTGTTTTACAAAGCGCTGGAGCAACTCGAGCTGGTAGAGCCTGTCACCATTGAATTTGCTTTGCACAACAGTGAAAAAATCCGCCTGTTGGGTAACTATTGCATTAACGAACAACGGCTGGCGACTTTACCTGCAGAAGCACTTGCCAAGCTGCAGCACTCCGGCTTTTTAGCGCTGATTTACGCTATGGTGTTTTCGATGGGTAATATCCGTCATTTAATTGAGCGCAAAAATACTAGTTTGCGCCAGCAAAATAGCTTGTGA
- a CDS encoding TonB-dependent receptor — translation MKNNKIFTRTAVARAVTLLLSGTAVLPLYAQETQQAQETKAAEAPVEIIAVYGVRSSLQQAAEIKRNSMGVVDAISAEDIGKFPDTNLAESLQRISGVSISRTNGEGTEVTVRGFGGDNNMVTLNGRTMPAANTYAAGSGADGSSRGGSARAFDFSNLASESISGVEVYKTSKANVATGGIGATLNIKTNRPLENSEDIASIGVKAAHDTTNRAGDDVTPEISGIFSHASEDDKFGVSVSASHQQRDSGYTGATVNDWQVGYWDDLADADRLWNNAATVVNNAPDQGQLYARPNDIRYAFSDSQRERDNAQLTLQFKPTEKFTATGDYTYAENNIVEHRGEVTNWVQTGNNTKQVDFDNNLVKTPTYIKEEYASTVDEGYEQQWREQTNTLKSLGLNLAYDVNDDLTLVFDAHDSKMHSRGTGPRNSGELAVGLGAPIVESREWFWGADLPTYLNVYNDSAPGKGANGNGMVDAGDVGSSIARIRNAGQESDIQQFKLDAIYLVDNGRFDFGVEIRNMESRTIQTAGNNIALGNWNVGNPGEFGDLIQPFDLPGEFDDFTALPGGYGFIADPRALYTAALDLYPGIPTASETSLSSDNIVKEDTMAAYFQISLGGEIGKMPFDVLTGLRYEETESESSSLVSRNYFRWEDNNDIVSYVDSTVPAQPFNAENKYDYLLPSLDFTLHLSDDLISRFSFSKTIARAGLGSLGVSASNFGGGGGSTLLGAQPTANASNPALLPLESSNYDLSLEWYYDNGSYMSAGLFQKDVVNFIGSRQVDQPLLGILDVTGGPRAIAAAQAVQDAGFPLDDTYLYAMMVFTEYRNHPDMIAEFGANPQFTGTPEQIDFLASNPGFDLLANPDDPEMVFRTSTPDNNRAAKIHGAEFAIQHFFGETGFGVQANYTIVRGDVGFDVNADPGVSQFALLGLSDTANLIGIYEKEGWTARVAWNWRDEYLAEVNKGGSNNPRFEEAYWQLDMNLGYDVNDQLTVFIEALNLTGEDSRSHARNESMLWYLTDLDARYQVGMRYQF, via the coding sequence AATAATAAGATATTTACCAGAACAGCAGTAGCAAGGGCTGTCACCCTGCTACTCAGTGGCACAGCAGTATTGCCACTTTATGCGCAGGAAACACAACAAGCACAAGAAACTAAAGCCGCAGAAGCACCAGTTGAAATTATCGCAGTTTATGGTGTGCGTTCCAGCTTGCAACAAGCAGCTGAAATTAAACGTAATTCGATGGGGGTGGTAGACGCCATCTCTGCTGAAGATATAGGTAAGTTCCCTGATACTAACCTGGCAGAGTCTCTGCAACGTATTTCAGGTGTGTCCATTAGCCGTACTAACGGTGAAGGTACTGAAGTCACAGTACGGGGTTTTGGTGGTGACAATAACATGGTCACACTAAACGGCCGTACCATGCCTGCTGCTAACACTTATGCGGCAGGTTCAGGTGCAGATGGTTCAAGCCGTGGTGGTAGTGCCCGCGCTTTTGACTTCTCGAATCTGGCTTCTGAAAGTATCAGCGGCGTCGAAGTTTATAAAACCAGTAAAGCCAACGTGGCCACTGGTGGTATAGGCGCTACTTTAAATATCAAAACAAACCGTCCGCTGGAAAACTCTGAAGATATAGCCAGCATAGGTGTCAAAGCTGCACATGACACCACCAACAGAGCTGGTGATGATGTGACCCCTGAAATTTCAGGTATTTTCAGTCATGCCAGTGAGGACGATAAATTTGGTGTCAGTGTGTCCGCCAGCCATCAGCAACGTGACTCAGGTTACACTGGCGCTACAGTCAATGACTGGCAAGTGGGCTACTGGGACGACCTAGCTGATGCAGATCGGTTATGGAACAATGCTGCTACTGTTGTCAATAACGCCCCAGACCAGGGTCAGTTGTACGCCCGCCCTAACGATATTCGTTATGCCTTTTCAGACTCACAACGTGAACGCGACAACGCTCAGCTGACGTTACAATTTAAACCAACAGAAAAATTTACAGCAACAGGTGATTACACCTACGCTGAAAACAATATTGTTGAACACAGAGGTGAAGTCACGAACTGGGTTCAAACCGGTAACAACACCAAGCAAGTTGATTTTGATAATAACTTAGTAAAAACGCCTACTTACATTAAAGAAGAGTATGCAAGCACTGTAGATGAAGGCTACGAGCAGCAATGGCGTGAACAAACCAATACGCTGAAGTCTTTGGGCCTGAATTTAGCCTATGACGTGAACGACGATTTGACACTGGTATTCGATGCTCACGACTCCAAGATGCATAGTCGCGGCACAGGCCCACGCAATTCAGGTGAATTAGCTGTAGGTTTAGGTGCTCCTATAGTGGAGTCCCGTGAATGGTTCTGGGGTGCAGATTTACCAACTTATCTGAACGTTTACAATGATTCAGCTCCTGGTAAAGGTGCCAATGGCAACGGTATGGTGGATGCAGGTGACGTAGGTTCCTCTATAGCTCGTATCCGTAACGCTGGCCAGGAAAGTGATATTCAGCAATTTAAACTGGATGCCATTTACCTGGTGGACAACGGTCGTTTCGATTTTGGTGTCGAAATACGCAATATGGAATCCCGTACCATTCAAACCGCTGGTAATAACATTGCCTTGGGTAACTGGAACGTCGGTAACCCTGGCGAGTTTGGTGATTTAATCCAACCATTTGATTTGCCTGGCGAGTTCGATGACTTCACAGCTTTACCTGGCGGTTATGGTTTTATTGCTGATCCACGCGCTTTATATACCGCAGCTTTAGATCTGTATCCTGGCATTCCTACTGCCTCTGAAACCTCCTTGTCTTCTGACAATATAGTCAAAGAAGACACCATGGCGGCTTACTTCCAGATCTCTTTGGGTGGTGAAATCGGCAAAATGCCATTTGATGTATTAACTGGCTTACGTTACGAAGAAACTGAATCTGAATCCAGCTCGCTGGTCAGCAGAAACTATTTCCGCTGGGAAGATAATAACGACATCGTGTCTTATGTGGACAGTACTGTGCCTGCACAACCATTTAATGCCGAAAACAAGTACGACTATCTGTTACCAAGCTTAGACTTTACGCTACACCTGAGTGACGACTTAATCAGCCGTTTCTCCTTTAGTAAAACTATTGCCCGTGCAGGTTTAGGTAGCTTAGGTGTATCGGCTTCTAACTTTGGTGGTGGCGGTGGTTCTACACTTTTAGGTGCTCAGCCAACAGCCAACGCATCAAACCCTGCTCTGCTTCCGCTGGAATCATCCAACTACGATTTGTCGTTAGAATGGTACTACGACAATGGCAGCTATATGTCGGCTGGTTTATTCCAGAAAGACGTAGTGAACTTTATCGGTAGCCGTCAGGTCGACCAGCCATTACTGGGTATTCTTGATGTCACAGGTGGCCCTCGTGCCATAGCTGCTGCACAAGCAGTACAGGATGCAGGTTTCCCGCTGGATGATACTTATCTGTATGCGATGATGGTATTTACTGAATACCGTAACCATCCGGATATGATTGCCGAATTTGGCGCTAACCCTCAATTTACCGGTACTCCGGAGCAAATTGACTTCCTGGCGAGCAACCCAGGGTTTGACTTATTGGCCAATCCTGACGATCCGGAAATGGTATTCCGTACCAGTACACCGGATAACAACAGAGCAGCCAAAATTCATGGTGCCGAGTTTGCTATTCAGCATTTCTTTGGTGAAACAGGTTTTGGTGTGCAGGCGAACTACACCATAGTTCGGGGTGACGTTGGCTTTGATGTCAACGCCGACCCGGGTGTGTCTCAGTTTGCGTTACTGGGTCTGAGTGATACAGCTAACTTAATCGGTATTTATGAAAAAGAAGGCTGGACAGCACGGGTAGCATGGAACTGGCGTGATGAATATCTGGCAGAGGTTAACAAAGGGGGGTCAAACAACCCACGCTTTGAAGAAGCTTATTGGCAACTTGATATGAACCTCGGCTACGATGTAAACGATCAATTGACGGTATTTATCGAAGCGCTGAACCTGACAGGTGAAGACAGCCGCTCACATGCCCGTAATGAATCCATGCTGTGGTATCTGACAGACCTGGATGCACGTTATCAGGTAGGTATGCGTTACCAGTTCTAG
- a CDS encoding DUF6445 family protein has product MQITRLSVGNEQSPLLVVDNFIPQPETLVDYAASQQFLANSPYYPGVRSAAPAAYRQFMLHSLQATLIDYFELPATKLGFSVCHFSMVTTPPEQLKLLQRIPHFDTTEKHALAAVHYLFQGDQGGTAFYQHRKTGFECIDESRTLEYYRSLESENNGPYLPKTTDGYIQGDTPLFEQINEQQGVFNRLIVYRRHLLHSGVITKDTHLSADPRLGRLTISSFIDPL; this is encoded by the coding sequence ATGCAGATCACCAGGCTGAGTGTTGGCAATGAACAATCCCCACTGTTGGTGGTGGATAACTTTATCCCTCAGCCTGAAACACTGGTCGACTATGCAGCTAGCCAGCAGTTTCTGGCTAATTCGCCTTATTATCCCGGCGTGCGTTCCGCAGCACCAGCAGCCTACCGGCAATTTATGCTACACAGCCTGCAAGCCACTTTGATTGACTACTTTGAACTGCCAGCGACAAAGCTTGGTTTTTCAGTCTGTCATTTTTCAATGGTGACTACGCCGCCAGAGCAATTAAAACTGCTGCAGCGTATCCCCCATTTTGATACGACGGAAAAACATGCGCTGGCGGCTGTGCATTATTTATTTCAGGGTGATCAGGGCGGCACAGCCTTTTACCAGCATCGGAAAACAGGTTTTGAATGCATAGATGAAAGCCGCACGCTGGAGTATTACCGCTCACTGGAAAGCGAAAATAACGGCCCTTATTTGCCTAAAACAACCGATGGTTATATTCAGGGTGATACGCCCTTGTTCGAACAAATCAATGAGCAACAAGGGGTGTTTAACAGGCTTATTGTGTATCGCCGTCATTTGCTACACAGCGGCGTGATCACCAAAGACACCCACTTATCAGCCGACCCACGATTAGGAAGGCTGACCATCAGTAGTTTTATTGACCCGTTGTAA